From the Fusarium oxysporum Fo47 chromosome X, complete sequence genome, the window GGTACTCTTGTTTCTGTTTGCAAGGAAGTGCATGTGCATGTGAGAGTCCACATGGGGACCCTGGtactcaacaccatcaatcTTAACAGGGTCCTCGTCAAACAAGTACATGTACCAGTAGTACACGCCGACAAACATGCCACCGCCAATAATGTTACCAATCGTTGCTGGGATCATGCCCTTCCAGATGTACAGTCCAACAGTAAGATCAGGTGTCTTGAGCCAAATGGCGAGAGACATGTAGAACATATTGGCGACAACGTGTTCGAGGCCGAGGACAACGAAAGCAAAGATGGGCCACCACATGCCGATGACCTTGGAGGCGAGATCCTTGGCTTGGATGCCGAGGAATACGGCGAGGCAGACGAGCCAGTTGCAGCCGATTGCTTTGAGGAAGATTTGATGAACTTGGGGAGAGATTTGTTTCTTGCTGGCGAATGAAATGACGACTTCTTTGTAGGGTGATGCATCAAAAACTCCGCCATCTAAGAGAATGTTAATTGCGACCTTAGCACTGAGTGGGTGCCATTACTTACATCCCATAATGATGGACATGACAAATAGCGATCCTGCAAGATTGCCGAAAAAGCAAAGGAACCAATGCAGCAGCATCTTTCGGATCGGAAGCCGACCTTGAAGGACAGCAGTCAAGGTAAACTGAAACCTCATCAGCCACAATGCAACAATAAAGTATCAAGCTAGCTTACCATAGTAGTTGCAGTAAACAAGTCCGCGCCTGTAAGCACAACAAGCACTAGGCCCAGAGGGAAAACACCAGCGCCAAAAAGCTTTACCAAACCGGGCGCGTTCTCAGTGTACCAGGGGGCTGTCATGGCACATAGCGAGACGCCacagccaaagccaagaagacaTCCCGCGGAGACAGCAGAGAGAAAGACCTTGTCTGGACGCATGTTGCCTCTCTTGACGCCAGAACGGGAAACAAGCTCGATTGTTTCTTGGGGCGTGTAAGCCGCCAGGTTGGAGATGCTAACCACGAGTGGGTTGCTCATGATGAATTGATGTAACGTGAAGTTGTTGTAGTATACAATTGAAGAATTGTCTTGGGGACTTGATAGAAAATGAGGCACTGCGAGCTTTTTATTCAGTCTTGATAAACACTATGCAAGCTTATCGCAGACTCAAGTCCGTTGTAGGCCCTGCCCTATCATGCCAAGTTCAAGCCAAGTCAGGAGAGCTATGGATTCTTATCAGCATGAGATCATAGACTATCGGACTGATGGTGAGATGGTTTTCGCTGTAGATG encodes:
- a CDS encoding Formate/nitrite transporter-domain-containing protein — its product is MSNPLVVSISNLAAYTPQETIELVSRSGVKRGNMRPDKVFLSAVSAGCLLGFGCGVSLCAMTAPWYTENAPGLVKLFGAGVFPLGLVLVVLTGADLFTATTMFTLTAVLQGRLPIRKMLLHWFLCFFGNLAGSLFVMSIIMGYGGVFDASPYKEVVISFASKKQISPQVHQIFLKAIGCNWLVCLAVFLGIQAKDLASKVIGMWWPIFAFVVLGLEHVVANMFYMSLAIWLKTPDLTVGLYIWKGMIPATIGNIIGGGMFVGVYYWYMYLFDEDPVKIDGVEYQGPHVDSHMHMHFLANRNKSTVTDEESRIESAPVSVPASVLAK